The Flavipsychrobacter sp. genome contains the following window.
GAGTCTGCACTTAAATGGGATGTAATACCTTCGGCTGACTACGTTACAGTAGCCAACCCTGTTCCTGTAAAACAACTTGCCCGCAAAAGCAAAGAGCGTATTAGCAAAAGTGAAGCTTTTGAAATAATAGAAAAAACAGCAGATAGAATAAAAGCACAGCAAGACGACAAAACATATGCACTTAACGAGACAGATTATAAAGCTGAACTTAAAGAGGCAAACGAAGCCGTAGAGCGTATGGATAAGCTGGAAGAAATGAGCAAAAAACTGGATGTAGTAAACATAAAAGAAGATTTACAAAAGATAAATCTTGACAGCAATACTATTTCTAAAAATGAAACTTGGATAAAGAACCTAAGCAAGGATATCTACATAGCAGAAACAGTCAATATCATTAATGACATGAAGCAACTTAACATGAATGTTAGCCTTGGCGAAGGGAAAGCCATAGACTAATTAAATATATAAACTATATAAAAGAAAAGCCCTGCAATTGTAGGGCTTTTCTTTTAAGGTGTATATTTACGGGTTATTCAATTAACTTTGCACTCAAAAAGCAAATATTGCGACATTATTACTTCCATATTGTTCTAGTAACACTACTATCAATACCGTCGATAGCTAGTGCGCAAAGTGACAGTACAACTAGTATTGTAGCAATAAAACCCGACACAACACTTAAGCTTAGTAAAAAAGAGTTTGTACCCAACCCTAAAAAGGCAGGCATGTATTCTTCTATCATGCCGGGACTTGGCCAAATATATAATCGTCAATACTGGAAGCTACCCATAGTGTATGCTGGAGTTGCCGCAGCTGGCTATTTTATACAATCTAACTTAAGCCAATACCGCACCTACCGTAAAGCTTACATTTACCGTATAGATAATGACCCTAGTACGGTAGATGAGTTTGCAGGTAGATATAGCGAGCAGGATCTAAAGTCTTTACAAGATGGCTTCAGAGGGTACTTAGACATAACTGTATTAGTTACAGCAGTAGGCTACAGCTTGCAAATATTAGATGCCGTAGCATCTGCTCACCTAAGAAACTTTGACGTATCTCCTAGCATATCTATGCAAATGCAACCCGTAATACAACCCAACTATATAGGTGCAGGGTTAGTCGTTAACTTTAAGTAATGAAATATTATATTCTTGCGCTTACTTTCATTTAAGCTATAGCAAGTTTAACTTTACAATATGCTCCATAGCAAACCAAAAGAAGACAATTACAAACACAAGGGACTGAGAAGCAAACTTGTAGACCTACTTAGAGAAAAAGGTATCAAAAGCGAACAGGTTTTAGCCGCAATAAATACTATCCCAAGACATTTTTTCTTAGACCCAGCATTCGAACGTATTGCCTATGAAGACAGGGCATTTCCTATTGTTGCCGACCAAACCATATCTCAACCATATACTGTAGCATTACAATCTCAGCTACTGGAAATAAAAAAATATGACAAGGTACTGGAAGTAGGTACAGGTAGTGCTTACCAAGCGTGTGTACTTGCCGAGCTAGGTGCTATGGTATACTCTATTGAGCGTCAAAAAGCGCTCTACGACTTTGTCAACGACTTTTTCTTTATTAATAACTACCCTTACCTAAAGCGTTTCTACGGAGATGGTTACCTAGGCCTTCCTACGTATGCACCTTTCGACAAAGTAATAGTAACTGCGGCAGCTCCATATATCCCTCCAAAACTTGTTGAGCAATTAAAGAATGGAGGTATTATGATAATACCTGTTGGCGATGACAAAGGTCAGGAGATGATAAGGGTAACTAAAGATGCTGACGGCAATGTAAAAGAAGAAGTAATGGGCAAAGCAGACTTTGTGCCAATGCTAGAGGGCAAAAATAAATAGCCTACTTTTTTATCGCATTAAGGTTTCTTTGAATCCCTACATATTTAGTTCTCTTTAGTGGTGATTTTTTAAAGACTTTTCTAAAAGTATCTTCTGTCATTTGCTGCCACTCTGCAAGAGACAGGTCTAACACTTCCCTTACAGGCTCAAAATAAGGTTCATGATGTGGCTTTGAGAATCTATTCCAAGGGCATACATCTTGACAGATATCGCAGCCAAACATCCAATCTTTCATTTTACTATGATACTCTGTTGGTATCAGCGCATCTTTAAGCTCAATAGTAAAATAAGAGATGCACTTACTTCCATCTACTTCGGTTGGTGATACTATAGCATCGGTAGGGCAAGCGTCAAGACATCTCGTACAAGTACCACAGTGATCAGTTTGGAAAGGTGCGTCTTCTTCCAGTTCCAGATCGCTTATCAAGGTTGCAATGAAGAAAAAAGAACCCGACTGCTTGGTGATTAAATTCGCGTTTTTACCTATCCACCCCAGCCCACTTCTCTGCGCCCAGCTACGCTCCAATACAGGAGCACTATCTACAAAACCTCGCCCTTCTACTTCGCCAATATTTTCTTTAATAAATGCGAGTAACTGATTTAACTTATCCCTTATTACAAAATGATAATCTATACCCCATGCATACTTCGCTATTTTAGGTGCATCATTACTTTGTTTTTGTTCTGGATAATAGTTGAGTAATAATGTAATTACTGATTTTGCACCAGGCACTAGTTTAGCGGGATTGGTACGGAGGTCAAAATGATTTTCCATGTACTTCATAGCACCATGATGCCCATTCTTCAACCATTCTTCTAAACGTCTTGCATCTTCATCAAGAGGTATAGCTTTGGCAATACCACAACTATCAAAGCCCAACCGTTGAGCTTCTTGCTTTATAAGCATTGTGTATTTGCCTATGTTATTCAACACTACAGTTCTTTAAGTTTCACACCATGCATTTGAGACAACTTCCCTACAGCCTCGTCATAAAAAGCCAATGGCACACCTGCAATCACATTGCAAAACAACTGCAAATCTTGTTTATATATAGTTGCTTCACCTTGCTTCAAAATATACAACACCTCACCCATAAGCGGGTAGTCAAAATCCAATTCTACCTTTTTCTCAATCCATTTTTCTATTATTGTTGCGACTTGTAATGCTTCTGCCGTTGCTGTTTTGTAAGCATTGATCAGTCCCGGCACACCTAACAAAGAACCACCAAAATACCGAACCACCACAACCAATACATTAGTCACCTCCGAACTATCTATCTGCCCAAGCATGGGCTTACCTGCACTACCAGAAGGTTCGCCATCATCAGCCGCCTTATAAATATTACCATCAGTACCCAGCCTGTAGGCTACACAATGGTGTACTGCTTTAGGGTGCTCTTTCTTTAGTTCTTTTACTTTCTCTTTTATTTCTTCAACAGTATTTACAGGATAAGCAAAGGCAAAAAACTTACTCCCTCTATCTCTAAACTCCCCTGTAGTAGGAGCCTCTATAGTTTTATATTTTGTAACACTATCCATAAGTATTTGACAATACTATTAACAAGATAGACAATGCAGATAAAAGAATACCTACAAACCTATACTTGGTAAACTCTTCTTTAAAAAATATGATGGCGATAATAGTAGACAACAATAAAATAGCAATATTATTTACAGGTATTATTGCCGAGCTCTCTAATACATCAACATTAAACAAACGAACCAAATAGAATATGGAAAAGAAATTGGGCACTCCCAAAACAATACCTGCTAGTACGTTTTTATAACTCAACTTAGTTCTACCCGTCACAACATTATATACCACAGCTACACTACCTAACATGGCAGCCATGAAAAATATATGAATAGTAAAAGAGGCTTGTATGGAAGCATGACTAAGATAAGTATGTTCCATATACTTCATGATCGTATCAAGCGCACCACTTAGAAAAAAGATAGACAAGGGAAGTACAAAACTTTTTGATAATCCAATGCGCTCTCCTTTCTTTTTTACAGTCAAGTAGATACCGGGAATAGCTAACAGTACACCTACAATCTTCAACGCAGTTACACTTTCGTTATACAATACAATAGATATAATAACGGGTATAACCAGTGACAACTTGTTGGAAATAATAGTAGTCGTTATCCCTTCCTTCTTAGTGCTATAGGCCAAGAGGTTGAACATAGAAATAAACAAGACACCCAAAAACAAAACCCACCCCCACCATGGCTCTTCAACGCTTTTAGCAGAAATAGGCAAATGTCCTAAATACAGACTTCCTGTAACAACACACACCCAATAATTGACAACTATTGCCTGTAGATTATTTACACCATACTTAGGAAAAAGTTTGAACAGTGTAAACAAAAAAACATTAAGAAGAATAACAGCTATTAAGTAAAACATTACAAGCTCCACCCCTCCCTGTAGACAAATGGATTATCAATATTTGCGGATACGGTTAAGCGATCTTCACCAATGCTTGTAGTATATAGTCGCTTTTCATTTCGTAACTGTGGAGCTTTTATCCCATCCGATATATTATCATTCCCCACAAACACTCTTGCTTCATGCCATAATCCTGTTTCAATAAATTGATTTAGCAGTTTTGCACCTCCTTCTACTATTAAAGATTGGATTCCTTCCTTTACTAATAGTTGGCAAATCACCTTGGGCAGGTCACTACCTTCCTCTATTTTTTTATAAATCAAATTGCCTTTCTCTTCTTCTTGCTCACAGTTTATCACCCAGGTTTTAGTCTTACTGTCAAATAGCTTATGCGATTGAGGGAGTGACAAATCTTTATCGATAACTATACGCAATGGATCCTTCCCCTTCCATAACCTCGCTGTAAGGCTGGGATTATCATGTAATGCCGTATTGTAGCCTACCAGTATTGCCTGCTCCTCCGTTCTCCATTTGTGAACCAATTCCATGCTTGATGCACCTGTTATTTGCGTGCGGGTATAATCAGCAGGAGCAATAAAACCGCTTCGCGTCTGCGCCCACTTCAATATCACATAAGGCACCTTCTTTTCCATAGCGGTAAAAAACCTCCTGTTCAACCACAACCCTTCTTCTTCCAATACTCTTGACACGACTTCCACGCCAGCTTGCTCTAATATCTTTACACCACCACCATTCACTTTGGGATTGGGGTCAATATTGCACACCACTACTTTTTTTACAGATTCCGCAACCAGTCTTTCAGCACAAGGTGGCGTATTGCCATGATGTGCACAAGGTTCTAGACTAACATACATCGTACTTTGAGAAATTAAGCCTTTATCCTCCTCTTTTACACTTGCTAAACAATTCACCTCTGCATGTGCTTGTCCATACTGCTGGTGCCAGCCCTCTCCTATTATACGGTCATTGTACACCAGCACTGCACCTACCATAGGATTGGGTGCTACACACCCCTTACCCTGCTTTGCAAGCTCTAGACAACGCTTTATATATTGCTCCTGTATTTGCATTATTGAGCACAAAAGTAACTAAAGCCAAGCATACCTCTAGCAAACCATAGAGTAGATTATATTTGCATAGTGCAAACACTACTCGCAGCATATAATAGCCTGAAAGAGAGCTTATTGACCATCTATAATGATGGTGAAGCTAGCTTTATTGCCCATGAGATCATGGAACACATTACGGGTTACAACAAATTGCAGCGCCTTACTAAAAAAGAAGAACATTTTACCATAGAACAAGAAGCAGCATATACTAAGTGTTCTAAACAGCTTCTTACAGGTATACCCATGCAATATGTAATAGGTCATACCTGGTTTATGGGACACAAGTATATTGTCAACTCAAATGTTCTCATACCAAGACCTGAAACAGAAGAACTTGTACAACTAATAGCAGATGATTGGAAAAACAAGCAGGACATAACTATTTTAGATATTGGCACAGGTAGTGGATGTATACCTATTTCCCTAAAGCAGTTATTGCCTCAAGCTAACGTAAATAGCTGCGATGTGAGTGAAGGAGCTTTATCTACAGCACAACAAAATGCTGCTGCGCTCAATACCGACGTCAACTTTATGTTACTAGACTTTTTAGACGAAATAAAGCAGGCAACACTTAAAACCTATGATATAATCGTATCCAACCCTCCATACATCCCTGTTGAGTATAAAGAGCAGATGGATAGTAATGTAAAAGACTTTGAACCTGAGGTTGCCTTGTTTGTGCCTAATAATGACCCATTGTTATTCTATCGTGCAATTGCAATATTTGGTCAAAAATACTTAACTCCTCAAGGAGCCATATACTGTGAGCTACATGCCGACCATGCCCTAGCAACAGAGCAGCTATTCTTAGAGATGGGCTATAAGCATGTGACTATAAAAAAAGACATGCATGGGAACTTACGTATACTAAAAGCACAGTAATAAAAAAGCCCCTGCATTTGCAGAGGCTTCATAACTAGTTAGAATATTTTAAGAAGGGAGTTCACCTACCATATCTTCAGGTCTTACCCACTCATCAAACTCTTCGGCAGTTACATAACCTAATGCTATAGCTGTTTCTTTCAAAGTTTTACCTTCTCTATGCGCAGTTTGTGCTATTTCAGCTGCTTTGTAGTAACCTATCTTAGTATTTAAAGAAGTCACCAACATCAATGAATTATTCAAGTGGTTCTTGATATTTTCTGTGATCGGCTCAATACCAACAGCGCACTTATCGTTAAACGCCACACAACCATCACCTATCAATCTTGCACTGTGAAGGAAGTTGTATATCATCATTGGCTTAAATACGTTCAGTTCAAAATGACCGTTAGCACCACCAACGTTAATAGCTACATCATTACCCAATACCTGCGCAGCGATCATAGTCAATGCTTCACACTGTGTAGGATTCACTTTACCCGGCATGATTGAAGAACCAGGCTCATTACTTGGTATTGATATTTCACCGATACCACTACGAGGACCAGAGCTTAGCATACGAATATCATTAGCTATCTTCATTAAGCTAACAGCTACAGTTTTCAACGCACCATGCGCTTCTACTATTGCATCGTGCGCAGCAAGACTTTCAAACTTATTTTCTGCTGTAATAAAAGGCAAACCTGTAAGCTCAGCGATCTTAGCAGCTACTTTTTCAGAATATCCTTCAGGAGTATTGATACCTGTACCTACGGCAGTACCACCTAGTGCTAATTCAGAAAGATGAGGCAATGTATTATTGATAGCTTTTAAACCATGATCTAGTTGAGATACATAACCACTCAACTCTTGACCCAATGTCAATGGCGTAGCATCCATAAAGTGAGTACGACCGATCTTCACCACATGCATAAACTCTTTAGACTTTGCAGCCAAAGTATTACGTAGCTTCTTGATACCAGGAATGGTAATATCTATTAATATCTTATAAGCAGCAATATGCATTGCTGTTGGGAATGTATCGTTAGACGATTGAGACTTATTCACGTCATCGTTCGGGTGAATAAACTTTTCTTTATCGGTAAGGCTACCACCATTCAATACATGCGCACGATAAGCTATTACCTCGTTATTGTTCATGTTCGATTGTGTACCGGAACCTGTTTGCCATACTACTAGTGGAAATTGGTCATCCAACTTGCCTTCCAATATCTCATCACATACTTTGGCGATCAAAGCTGACTTTTCTGCAGGCAATACACCACAGTCGGTATTTGTCAAAGCAGCAGCTTTTTTCAAATAAGCAAAACCACGCACAATTTCCATTGGCATCTTGTTCGTGTCTACTGCAATTTTGAAGTTTTCGATAGAACGTTGTGTTTGCGCACCATAATAAGCATCTTTAGGCACCTGAACCTCACCCATTGTATCTTTTTCTATACGATATTCCATATATAGTTTTTTATTATTAACTAGATTTTAGCGCTGCAAAGATATTAAATGCTGCTCGATACTCGAAGAAGTATATTATATATTGTAATTTTGCCACGTGAAATACGGTTACCTAACGTTTATTACTATCGCAATCGCTACACTGTCTCTATTCTCATTTGCAGAAAAAGAAGAAGTAACTACAGAAGAGCAGCTGGGACAACTTTTATTCTTCGACCCTATACTGTCTGAAGACCATACCATAAGTTGCGCATCTTGCCATAAGCCAGAGCACGCTTTTGCAGACACTGGAGCTTTTAGCATAGGCGTTCATGGGCGTGTAGGAACCCGAAACACACCATCTGCAATGAATGTAGCATCTAGAGAAGCCCTATTTTGGGATGGACGTGCTGCAACTCTGGAAGAGCAGGCACTAGGCCCAATTGAGAACCCTGTAGAGATGAACCTATCTCTGACAGAAGCTATTGAAAGGCTAAATAACAGCAAATACAAACAGCTATTTTTAAAGATATATAACGAGCTACCCAACAAAGATAATCTTGGCGCCGCCATAGCTGCTTTTGAAAGAACATTAGAGACCGCCGACACACCAAATGACCGCTGGCTAAATGATGAATCGGGTGGACTAACGCTACAACAAGAAAGAGGAAGAGAGGTCTTTATGGAAAAAGGGAAATGCTTCGAATGCCACTTCACTCCTGACTTTACCGCTGATGAATTTAAGAGTATAGGGTTATTTAATGGTACAAAGTATAATGATTCAGGAAGGTTTGCTACAACGCACAATCATGATGACATTGGAAAATTCAAAGTGCCTGGATTAAGAAATGTAGCTATAACTGCTCCATATATGCATGATGGCAGCATGAAGACACTCCGCGAAGTAATAGACTATTATGACCAACCCATAAAAATGTTACCTGACGGAATCGGTAGAGACAGTTTAGTATCTACACCGCTCAACCTAACGGAACAGGAAAAGCAAGATCTAGAAGCATTTTTACACTCACTTACTGACGATAGATTCCTAAAAAACAATTAGGTCTATTAATATAAGTAGTTATTTTTAGGGTATAATTTAACTACTTATGAGACACCTATTATTAACTGCCCTGTCGGCTTTATTACTAATGAGTATTGGCATCCCCGCTGCTGCTCAAATCAGTAACACAGAATATAGCACGCCCTTTGAAGAACCCCCTGGAGGAAAAAAGAAGCTTTTACAGTTAGAGAATGGTAATACATTCCTATTCTATTTTACCTATAAAAAAGGTATTGAGATCACCGTTTATGGCAAAAACAGAAAAGTGATTGCCACCAACCAGCTTACCAGCAATTTGTGGGATCCAAAAAAAATGAAGGCCTCAAAGATTGTTGGTATCTATGAAATTGACAAGCAACCTGTACTTTTCATCTACCAAGTACTTGACAGAATACCCACTCTTTTCAGAGTAAAAATAAATGCTCAAACTGGCAAGCTTGATGGCGAAATGAAAATATGCACATTACCAAAGCTAAAGAGCGGATCTGCTTGGGCAATGGCTTACGGAGGCGTAAAGGCACCTGAATTTTATGTAGAGAAAGACCCCAACTCTGATAACTATGCAGTAGTAAACTTCAACAGCTTTGCTGGAGAGAGCGACGAACGTGTTGAGGTAATTCATTACAGCATTGTTGATGGCAAACATAAAAGAGTAAGCCAAGCATTCTACGACACACAAGGATTTAAATATCTTAACTTCTTAGGTATGGTGGTAAAAGGTGATGAAAGTATATTCATCACTACTTATGGCTACAACACTAAAAAATCGGGAGGAAAAGATTCCCGACTTATCATATCTCGCCTTAATGCCGGAGAAAAAGAATTTACTAATAAAAAACTCGAGTTCTCAGACGATTTTAAAGAGACTTCTGCAATACTACAATACAATCTTGGATCTAAAGCGTTACAATTGTTAACCCTAACCTACCTTAAAAACAAAGGTGGAATGAAGTATTTCGTTACGCTAATGAGCTATATAGACCCTCAATCTCTTTTCATTGTTTCTACAAAACCAATACTAAATGTAAAGGCTAGTGAATACATGGAAAGAAACTATGGAGATGCAAAAGGTAACAATGGGAAATTTATAGGATTGCCGCAAACAGCCGTTATCAATAGCGATTTCTCAACAACCATTCTTTTTGAAGAAAACACACAAATCATCACTTACAACTCTTCAGGAGCCATTGTAAGCGCCCAAACAGCACTAGGCAAGATAGCAGTTACACAGCTAGACACCAAGGGCAATGAGCAAGAAGGCATGGCTATTATCAAAGCTCAAAATGGAGCTGGGCTAATCGATGAGTTTTATGTAAAGAGAAAAACTAAAGGCATATTTAACCTTACAGGATTAAATGCAAACAGTGAATTTGTCTCATTTGACTATATCAGTTCAAAAAACAACAACTACATATTGTACAACGATTATGTAGAAAACTTCGACGATGACAAAAGCACTATAAAGCGCAAGAACATGGTTAGGGTAAGTGAATCTAATACAGTATTACACAAGTTGAAATATGCAGGCTACGACAAGTTCTATCTATTTGGCAGACCAGCAAATGACAACTTTTCAACCTTTAGTTTTATTGAGTCTTCTCATTTTCAAAAGAGTACTAGCACATATGCTACTTTAGTAATAAAAAGAGAAAAAAGAAAGAAAGAAGCACATGTAGCTTGGGTTAAACTAGACTAATAAGATAAGCATCATTCTAAATAAAGTCACTCTATGAGTGACTTTATTTTTGCTCATATATATCCAAAAAATAGAACCCTGCACTATCCTTTTGGTTTTGATAATGCGTATGTACTACTTCACCTTTCTCTAGCCCAATAGCACTTGAAAAATAAGGAGCATAATATACAAAACTGTGAAACTCACCATTCTCGCCACATGGATCAACCCCTTCGGGCAAATCATTCATAAAGGATCGATCGACCTTTCTACCTAAGAACTCCTTACCCAATACACTACCATCTACACATATAACAGTTGCATCAATACCAACTTCCTCTATTATAGAGATCAACGCTCTTGTATCTTTTTTCCAAAGAGGGAATACAGCCTTCAAGCCTATTGTTGATAGCTGTTCTTCTCTATATTTTTTTAAATCCTCTAAAAATATATCGCCAAAGGCTGCAGCTTCTACGCCTTTATCCACAAACCCTGTTAATGTTTTGCTCATATATGTGCTATACACATCATGACTGGGCGAGGGAGGCAACTCCAAAGTTGTGATTGGCATGTTCATCCTATCAGCCTGAGTTAATAGTAACTCCTTTCTCACACCATGCATTACGACTCTATCCTTTTCCTGATTAACGGTTGTTAGCAAAGAAGACACATTATATCTATCATCATTTTGCAAAGTATAATATGCCAATGCTGCATCTTTGCCTGAACTCCAATTCAATATTGTTTCCATCCTGTTATATAGTTCTTACCTTTAAAGATAATTGCAAAACTAAAACTAATATTATGGGTAATGCTGTAATTACAGGCGGCACACAGGGAATTGGCAGAGCTATGGCGGAAGTGTTATTGAAAAATGGCTTCTCTATAGCTATTTGTGCCAGAAACAAACAGGATCTAGAGCTAATAAATAAAGAATGGAGCAACGCATACCCAGAAAGTACTATCATTACCTATCAGGCAGATATCTCTAAAAAAGAAGAAGTCCTTTCGTTTGCTCAACATTGCATTGATATATTCTCAACCATTGACATTTTAGTAAATAATGCCGGACAATTTATACCCGGGAACATATCAGACGAACCAGAGGGTAGACTCGAATCATTAATGGATGTAAACTTATACAGTGCCTATCACCTAACCAGAGCATTATTGCCTCAAATAAAAAAACACATATTCAACATATGTTCGGTAGCCAGCCTCAAAGCATACCCTAACGGGGGTGCATATAGTATCACTAAATATGCACTATTAGGCTTTTCAGAAAACCTTAGAGAAGAGCTTAAAAATGAAGGCATTAAAGTAACATCGGTGTGCCCGGGAGCTACTAATAGCAGATCTTGGGAAGGTAATGAAATAGACCCTGAAAGAATAATGAATGCCAAAGATGTAGCAGATATGATGTGGGCTGCTTATAATTTATCTGCCAAGGCAGATGTCGAGCTATTGGTACTGCGCCCTCAACTAGGGGACCTATAATGTTTTTTAACGTTTTTTTATCCCATCAGAACTAGTGTTGCGCTTCAGTAAGTGATATTTTTACATGTATTGAAAATGATGCACAAAAGACAAACATTACGGATATTTATCATATCGGTACTAATCTTATTGGGTAGCTTTAATGCTATTGCCCAAGAGGTAGTCTTTTACCTACAAGCCGGTGCCGACAAAATGGGTATTGAAGATCAAATGAATATTCAATACACCATTAAAAACGTTTCAGGCGTAAATAGTGTTACACCTGACAAAAGCATACACGACAACTTCAATATCCTAGGCGGGCCTTACTCCAGTACAAGCTCTAATATTTCAGTGATCAATGGCAACATGACCAGAAGCATGAGCTTGAGTATTACCTACGTAGTACAACCCAAAAAGAAAGGTACATTAACAATACCAGAAGCCATTGCTGTAGATGCCTCAGGAACAAAATACAAGTCGAACTCTTTAAAAGTAGAAGTTGTTGATGGTAGTATAGCTCGCCAACAGCAACAACAAAGACAACAATATTACGATGACCCCTTTGAAGCTCTAAGACAACAAAGGCAAAGACAACTGGAAGCTTTAAGACAAAGACAGCAACAACTACGTCAACAGCAAGGGCAACAACAGCAACAAGGAAATAATGAGATCGCATCTCAAGAAGACCTTGATAAAAATTTATTTATCAAAGTAACTGTTGACAAAAATGATGTTTATGTAGGGGAACAAATAACTGCCACATATAAGTTATATGCTCGCATTCCAATGAA
Protein-coding sequences here:
- a CDS encoding YigZ family protein, with product MDSVTKYKTIEAPTTGEFRDRGSKFFAFAYPVNTVEEIKEKVKELKKEHPKAVHHCVAYRLGTDGNIYKAADDGEPSGSAGKPMLGQIDSSEVTNVLVVVVRYFGGSLLGVPGLINAYKTATAEALQVATIIEKWIEKKVELDFDYPLMGEVLYILKQGEATIYKQDLQLFCNVIAGVPLAFYDEAVGKLSQMHGVKLKEL
- a CDS encoding EamA family transporter → MFYLIAVILLNVFLFTLFKLFPKYGVNNLQAIVVNYWVCVVTGSLYLGHLPISAKSVEEPWWGWVLFLGVLFISMFNLLAYSTKKEGITTTIISNKLSLVIPVIISIVLYNESVTALKIVGVLLAIPGIYLTVKKKGERIGLSKSFVLPLSIFFLSGALDTIMKYMEHTYLSHASIQASFTIHIFFMAAMLGSVAVVYNVVTGRTKLSYKNVLAGIVLGVPNFFSIFYLVRLFNVDVLESSAIIPVNNIAILLLSTIIAIIFFKEEFTKYRFVGILLSALSILLIVLSNTYG
- a CDS encoding DUF5683 domain-containing protein; the protein is MRHYYFHIVLVTLLSIPSIASAQSDSTTSIVAIKPDTTLKLSKKEFVPNPKKAGMYSSIMPGLGQIYNRQYWKLPIVYAGVAAAGYFIQSNLSQYRTYRKAYIYRIDNDPSTVDEFAGRYSEQDLKSLQDGFRGYLDITVLVTAVGYSLQILDAVASAHLRNFDVSPSISMQMQPVIQPNYIGAGLVVNFK
- the queG gene encoding tRNA epoxyqueuosine(34) reductase QueG; the encoded protein is MLNNIGKYTMLIKQEAQRLGFDSCGIAKAIPLDEDARRLEEWLKNGHHGAMKYMENHFDLRTNPAKLVPGAKSVITLLLNYYPEQKQSNDAPKIAKYAWGIDYHFVIRDKLNQLLAFIKENIGEVEGRGFVDSAPVLERSWAQRSGLGWIGKNANLITKQSGSFFFIATLISDLELEEDAPFQTDHCGTCTRCLDACPTDAIVSPTEVDGSKCISYFTIELKDALIPTEYHSKMKDWMFGCDICQDVCPWNRFSKPHHEPYFEPVREVLDLSLAEWQQMTEDTFRKVFKKSPLKRTKYVGIQRNLNAIKK
- a CDS encoding cytochrome c peroxidase; the encoded protein is MKYGYLTFITIAIATLSLFSFAEKEEVTTEEQLGQLLFFDPILSEDHTISCASCHKPEHAFADTGAFSIGVHGRVGTRNTPSAMNVASREALFWDGRAATLEEQALGPIENPVEMNLSLTEAIERLNNSKYKQLFLKIYNELPNKDNLGAAIAAFERTLETADTPNDRWLNDESGGLTLQQERGREVFMEKGKCFECHFTPDFTADEFKSIGLFNGTKYNDSGRFATTHNHDDIGKFKVPGLRNVAITAPYMHDGSMKTLREVIDYYDQPIKMLPDGIGRDSLVSTPLNLTEQEKQDLEAFLHSLTDDRFLKNN
- a CDS encoding protein-L-isoaspartate(D-aspartate) O-methyltransferase; its protein translation is MLHSKPKEDNYKHKGLRSKLVDLLREKGIKSEQVLAAINTIPRHFFLDPAFERIAYEDRAFPIVADQTISQPYTVALQSQLLEIKKYDKVLEVGTGSAYQACVLAELGAMVYSIERQKALYDFVNDFFFINNYPYLKRFYGDGYLGLPTYAPFDKVIVTAAAPYIPPKLVEQLKNGGIMIIPVGDDKGQEMIRVTKDADGNVKEEVMGKADFVPMLEGKNK
- the prmC gene encoding peptide chain release factor N(5)-glutamine methyltransferase, encoding MQTLLAAYNSLKESLLTIYNDGEASFIAHEIMEHITGYNKLQRLTKKEEHFTIEQEAAYTKCSKQLLTGIPMQYVIGHTWFMGHKYIVNSNVLIPRPETEELVQLIADDWKNKQDITILDIGTGSGCIPISLKQLLPQANVNSCDVSEGALSTAQQNAAALNTDVNFMLLDFLDEIKQATLKTYDIIVSNPPYIPVEYKEQMDSNVKDFEPEVALFVPNNDPLLFYRAIAIFGQKYLTPQGAIYCELHADHALATEQLFLEMGYKHVTIKKDMHGNLRILKAQ
- the fumC gene encoding class II fumarate hydratase, with protein sequence MEYRIEKDTMGEVQVPKDAYYGAQTQRSIENFKIAVDTNKMPMEIVRGFAYLKKAAALTNTDCGVLPAEKSALIAKVCDEILEGKLDDQFPLVVWQTGSGTQSNMNNNEVIAYRAHVLNGGSLTDKEKFIHPNDDVNKSQSSNDTFPTAMHIAAYKILIDITIPGIKKLRNTLAAKSKEFMHVVKIGRTHFMDATPLTLGQELSGYVSQLDHGLKAINNTLPHLSELALGGTAVGTGINTPEGYSEKVAAKIAELTGLPFITAENKFESLAAHDAIVEAHGALKTVAVSLMKIANDIRMLSSGPRSGIGEISIPSNEPGSSIMPGKVNPTQCEALTMIAAQVLGNDVAINVGGANGHFELNVFKPMMIYNFLHSARLIGDGCVAFNDKCAVGIEPITENIKNHLNNSLMLVTSLNTKIGYYKAAEIAQTAHREGKTLKETAIALGYVTAEEFDEWVRPEDMVGELPS
- the ribD gene encoding bifunctional diaminohydroxyphosphoribosylaminopyrimidine deaminase/5-amino-6-(5-phosphoribosylamino)uracil reductase RibD, translating into MQIQEQYIKRCLELAKQGKGCVAPNPMVGAVLVYNDRIIGEGWHQQYGQAHAEVNCLASVKEEDKGLISQSTMYVSLEPCAHHGNTPPCAERLVAESVKKVVVCNIDPNPKVNGGGVKILEQAGVEVVSRVLEEEGLWLNRRFFTAMEKKVPYVILKWAQTRSGFIAPADYTRTQITGASSMELVHKWRTEEQAILVGYNTALHDNPSLTARLWKGKDPLRIVIDKDLSLPQSHKLFDSKTKTWVINCEQEEEKGNLIYKKIEEGSDLPKVICQLLVKEGIQSLIVEGGAKLLNQFIETGLWHEARVFVGNDNISDGIKAPQLRNEKRLYTTSIGEDRLTVSANIDNPFVYREGWSL